In one Elusimicrobiales bacterium genomic region, the following are encoded:
- the rpsT gene encoding 30S ribosomal protein S20: MAKLKTGRHTGALKAARQALRRASHNKGVRKTIKLAAKEYSAALKTGDAAKTSQLYGKVSSVVDKAAKKGVIHWKTAARKKSRLAKAAAKQAKPA; encoded by the coding sequence ATGGCGAAATTAAAGACAGGAAGGCATACCGGCGCGCTTAAAGCCGCGCGCCAGGCCCTGCGCCGGGCCAGCCACAACAAAGGCGTTCGCAAAACCATCAAACTGGCCGCCAAGGAATACTCCGCCGCGCTCAAAACCGGCGATGCGGCCAAAACCTCGCAGTTATACGGCAAGGTTTCCTCGGTGGTGGACAAGGCTGCCAAAAAAGGCGTCATCCACTGGAAAACGGCGGCCCGCAAGAAATCGCGGCTCGCGAAAGCGGCGGCGAAACAGGCCAAGCCGGCATAA
- a CDS encoding adenosylcobalamin-dependent ribonucleoside-diphosphate reductase: MTKTMIEPRKKIQLSPNQEKVIKDKYLRDSATVEDWFLGIAHNIALAEILFHPDAEKWGVFTGVSHTAYGPHRNGVTTGKMLLFHEGIYDSEQRDANFFKLMRNLEDAYKHFDAARETADFWQEQYYTLMSQMDFLPNSPTLMNAGRDLQQLSACYVLPIPDSIEGISKALHAQSLIQKSGGGTGFSFGNLRPKGDIVKKTKGVASGALSFMQLFDKLTDVVKQGGTRRGANMGVLPVRHPEVKDFITMKASGTCMENFNISVAIDEDFMNAVSAGEDYELVNPHTGKPSGKLNAREVFNMLCESAWKSGDPGVVFMDRMNGPSSNPTPHLGRVESTNPCGEQPLLPWEPCNLGSLNLPHFIKGETGRAAIDYDALGKTVETCVRFLDDVIEINNYPLPEIEKMAKGNRRIGLGLMGWAETLVRLGVPYDSQDALRQAEELMSFINERALAASEHIGRDRGVFPNWKSSVYDQSGPNFRGHARMPRNCARTTIAPTGTIAIAAGLQGGGIEPFFAIAYTRYNARALDALKNGQTPDANDVFFEINPLFKEIARQHNFFGLKEETLWAKIDANHKAIRGIPEIPENIQKLFPTAHDVSVEYHIRMQSAFQKFVDNAVSKTINMTSSATVEDVRKAYSLAYELNCKGVTIYRDGCKSQQVLNIGTTAEDATRKKKERKPFGVASEYYQITTGYGPLHIHINYDDSGPYQVFTNIPPLGTEISGLTSLMGILLSKYLEAGGEPESVLKHLNSIKGDRPIGFGENHVNSIPHALAIALRNHLRKNGTLEAATAASGHEARLDLWDAARSLYCPKCYSSNVSYQSGCSGPTCHDCGYSECS; the protein is encoded by the coding sequence ATGACAAAGACGATGATCGAACCCAGGAAGAAAATCCAACTCTCGCCCAATCAGGAAAAAGTGATAAAAGACAAGTATCTGCGGGACTCCGCCACGGTGGAAGACTGGTTCCTGGGCATAGCGCACAATATCGCCCTTGCCGAAATCCTTTTCCACCCCGATGCCGAGAAATGGGGGGTGTTCACCGGCGTCAGCCACACCGCCTACGGGCCGCACCGCAACGGCGTTACCACCGGCAAAATGCTGCTTTTCCACGAAGGGATTTACGATTCCGAGCAGCGCGACGCGAACTTTTTCAAGCTGATGCGCAACCTGGAAGACGCCTACAAACACTTTGACGCCGCCCGCGAAACCGCCGATTTCTGGCAGGAGCAGTATTACACCCTGATGTCGCAGATGGATTTCCTGCCCAACTCGCCCACGCTTATGAACGCCGGGCGGGATTTGCAGCAGTTGTCGGCCTGCTATGTGCTACCGATACCGGATTCCATAGAAGGAATATCAAAGGCGCTGCACGCGCAGAGCCTTATCCAGAAATCCGGCGGGGGAACGGGGTTTTCCTTCGGCAACCTGCGCCCCAAGGGCGATATCGTCAAAAAGACCAAGGGCGTGGCCTCCGGCGCATTGTCCTTCATGCAGCTTTTTGACAAGCTGACCGATGTGGTCAAGCAGGGCGGCACCCGGCGCGGCGCCAACATGGGCGTGCTGCCGGTGCGCCACCCGGAAGTAAAGGATTTCATAACGATGAAAGCCTCCGGCACGTGCATGGAGAACTTCAATATCTCCGTGGCGATAGACGAGGATTTCATGAACGCCGTCTCCGCCGGCGAGGATTACGAACTGGTGAACCCGCACACCGGCAAGCCTTCCGGCAAACTCAACGCGCGGGAAGTGTTCAACATGCTCTGCGAATCCGCCTGGAAATCCGGCGATCCCGGCGTGGTGTTCATGGACCGCATGAACGGCCCCAGCTCCAACCCGACGCCGCATCTGGGCCGGGTGGAAAGCACCAACCCCTGCGGCGAGCAGCCGCTTCTGCCGTGGGAGCCGTGCAACCTCGGCTCGCTCAACCTGCCGCATTTCATAAAGGGCGAGACGGGGCGCGCAGCCATAGACTACGACGCTCTGGGCAAAACGGTGGAGACCTGCGTGCGCTTTCTGGATGATGTCATAGAAATCAACAATTACCCCCTGCCGGAAATAGAGAAGATGGCCAAGGGCAACCGCCGCATAGGGCTGGGCCTGATGGGCTGGGCCGAGACGCTGGTCCGCCTGGGCGTCCCCTACGACAGCCAGGACGCGCTGCGCCAGGCCGAGGAGCTGATGTCTTTCATAAACGAGCGCGCGCTGGCCGCCTCCGAGCATATAGGGCGCGACCGCGGCGTGTTCCCGAACTGGAAAAGCTCCGTCTACGACCAGAGCGGCCCCAATTTCCGGGGACATGCCAGAATGCCGCGCAACTGCGCCCGCACCACCATCGCGCCCACCGGCACCATCGCCATCGCCGCGGGGCTGCAGGGCGGCGGGATAGAGCCGTTTTTCGCCATCGCCTACACGCGCTACAACGCGCGCGCGCTGGACGCGCTCAAAAACGGCCAGACCCCGGATGCCAACGACGTTTTCTTTGAAATCAACCCGCTGTTCAAGGAAATAGCGCGCCAGCATAACTTCTTCGGGCTTAAGGAAGAGACCCTCTGGGCCAAGATAGACGCCAACCACAAAGCCATACGCGGCATCCCGGAGATACCCGAAAATATCCAGAAGCTGTTCCCCACCGCCCACGACGTTTCGGTGGAGTATCACATAAGGATGCAGTCCGCGTTCCAGAAGTTCGTGGATAACGCGGTGTCCAAGACCATCAACATGACCTCGTCGGCCACGGTGGAGGATGTGCGCAAGGCCTACTCCCTGGCATACGAGCTTAACTGCAAAGGCGTTACCATATACCGCGACGGGTGCAAAAGCCAGCAGGTGCTAAACATCGGCACAACCGCCGAGGATGCGACCAGGAAAAAGAAGGAGCGCAAGCCCTTCGGCGTCGCCTCGGAGTATTACCAGATAACCACCGGCTACGGCCCGCTGCACATACATATCAACTACGACGACAGCGGCCCCTACCAGGTGTTCACCAATATCCCGCCGCTGGGCACGGAAATAAGCGGGCTCACCTCGCTGATGGGCATACTGCTGTCCAAGTATCTTGAAGCCGGCGGCGAGCCGGAAAGCGTGCTAAAGCACCTCAACTCCATCAAAGGCGACCGGCCCATAGGCTTTGGCGAAAACCATGTCAATTCCATCCCGCACGCCCTTGCCATCGCGCTGCGCAATCATCTGCGCAAAAACGGCACGTTGGAGGCGGCGACAGCGGCCAGCGGCCATGAAGCCCGGCTGGACCTCTGGGACGCGGCGCGCTCGCTCTACTGCCCGAAGTGCTATTCGTCCAATGTCAGCTATCAGTCCGGCTGCTCGGGCCCGACCTGCCACGACTGCGGTTATTCGGAATGCTCCTGA
- a CDS encoding phosphatase PAP2 family protein: MLLKTALLCLALVPAAKAGGDETVLFSPAYGKRVVKDIIEVPVKPFHWDKKDLTIAGSVLGATGIAFIFDSQIRDYYYNPAHRNNFWDSVSDVTTHFGDYKMQLPLIMGSWAAGLATGNSTLTKIAADGAEASIIAAGLITPMLVYITGRALPCDGEDAYKFRPFTPMRYSFPSGHTTEAFTMAAVIDQNLRKHFGYWHTPFVYAMAVGTAHSRVYDETHYLSDVVLASGIGWGVGYWIANKPRNPENSVMLLPSPSGLMVAVKF; the protein is encoded by the coding sequence ATGCTCCTGAAGACAGCGCTATTGTGCCTTGCCCTCGTCCCCGCCGCCAAAGCCGGCGGGGACGAGACTGTTTTGTTCTCCCCCGCCTATGGCAAGCGGGTGGTGAAGGACATTATTGAAGTTCCCGTAAAGCCGTTCCACTGGGACAAAAAGGACCTCACTATTGCCGGCTCCGTGCTGGGAGCTACGGGGATAGCGTTCATCTTTGACTCGCAAATCCGCGATTACTATTACAATCCCGCGCACCGGAACAATTTCTGGGATTCGGTAAGCGACGTCACCACCCATTTCGGGGATTACAAGATGCAGCTGCCGCTGATTATGGGTTCCTGGGCGGCGGGGCTTGCCACGGGCAATTCCACCCTGACCAAAATCGCCGCGGACGGAGCGGAGGCCAGCATAATCGCCGCCGGGCTTATAACGCCGATGCTGGTTTATATAACGGGCCGTGCGCTGCCCTGCGACGGCGAGGATGCCTACAAATTCCGCCCCTTCACCCCGATGCGCTATTCCTTCCCCTCCGGGCACACGACCGAGGCGTTCACCATGGCGGCGGTGATAGACCAGAATTTAAGAAAGCATTTCGGCTACTGGCATACGCCTTTTGTTTACGCCATGGCCGTGGGCACGGCGCATTCCAGGGTTTATGACGAGACGCATTATCTCTCGGACGTCGTGCTGGCTTCCGGCATCGGCTGGGGCGTCGGCTACTGGATAGCCAACAAGCCGCGCAACCCGGAAAACAGCGTAATGCTGCTGCCTTCCCCCTCCGGCCTGATGGTGGCGGTTAAATTTTAA
- a CDS encoding ROK family protein encodes MIGIGIDAGGTFVKIAAVDEEGNIREETQIASAPEQGVETFVRNISAVVSAWRKKLGREKMCAGIGIAGDVDPEKGVVRYSPNLNKWREVQIAKPMSEATGLPCVLENDATVAAWGAYDYELKRKYNTVLAVTMGTGIGGGLVLDGKLYHGATGSAGEIGHVNVVYEGELCNCGDRGCVEAYAGHYGIMRRAAQILPRLPDTSLLKKMAQSEKVSGDLLCRAADQGDEDALRIWKETGLYLGRALADVCLIINPDAIVLAGGVSRAHAHFLPGMAEAFSQRRIDTPFRHVKIIPARSPNLGSIGAAMFALQWRKAKK; translated from the coding sequence ATGATAGGCATAGGCATAGACGCAGGAGGAACTTTCGTCAAAATCGCCGCGGTTGACGAGGAAGGCAACATACGGGAGGAGACACAAATCGCCTCCGCGCCGGAGCAGGGCGTTGAAACTTTTGTCAGGAACATATCGGCTGTCGTGTCCGCCTGGCGCAAGAAGCTGGGGCGCGAGAAAATGTGCGCCGGCATCGGCATAGCCGGCGACGTTGACCCCGAAAAGGGGGTGGTGCGCTATTCGCCCAACCTCAACAAATGGCGCGAGGTGCAGATAGCAAAGCCCATGAGCGAGGCCACCGGCCTGCCCTGCGTGCTGGAAAACGACGCCACCGTCGCCGCCTGGGGCGCCTACGATTACGAACTTAAGCGCAAATACAACACCGTGCTGGCCGTAACGATGGGGACCGGCATAGGCGGCGGGCTGGTGCTGGACGGGAAGCTTTATCACGGCGCCACCGGCTCCGCCGGGGAAATAGGGCATGTCAACGTGGTTTACGAGGGCGAACTTTGCAACTGCGGCGACCGCGGCTGCGTGGAAGCCTATGCCGGGCATTACGGCATAATGCGCCGGGCCGCCCAGATACTGCCCCGCCTGCCCGACACCTCGCTGCTGAAAAAAATGGCCCAGTCCGAGAAAGTTTCCGGCGACCTGCTCTGCCGCGCCGCCGACCAGGGCGACGAGGACGCGCTGAGAATCTGGAAAGAGACCGGCCTCTACCTGGGCCGCGCGCTGGCCGACGTGTGCCTTATCATAAACCCGGACGCCATTGTGCTGGCCGGGGGGGTTTCCCGCGCGCACGCGCACTTCCTGCCGGGCATGGCGGAGGCTTTCTCCCAGCGGAGAATAGACACGCCGTTCCGGCATGTTAAAATCATTCCCGCGCGCAGCCCGAATCTGGGCAGCATAGGCGCGGCGATGTTCGCCCTTCAATGGCGCAAGGCAAAAAAATAA
- a CDS encoding OPT family oligopeptide transporter — MSRTVMEKSETARPAPESAQPADAIYDIRPEKTACPEDAELHWYRNVYQGDVPQLTLRAVVMGAFLGGFMALSNLYVGLKTGWALGVAITACILSFSLHKLLMTLFPRLFATEMTILESTCMQTTASSAGYSTGGTMVSAISAFLIVTGHHVPWLTLTLWTVFLALLGISMAIPMKRQMINIEQLKFPSGIAAAETLKSLHSKGGEAVKKARILAGGGIFGGLVACLRDAAHIVPDKIALGSWAIMGKPLAGWTISLDGSAIMIAAGAIIGWRTCWSLLLGGIINYGILAPKMAALGVIDISQIGYREIVRWSTWAGASMMVTSGLLMFAMQWKTSLRAFSGLAAIFSRKKECESTDPLANVEPPVTWFAFGTLFAGLCCMLLLHYAFQTTFLMGAVAVAVTFLLAIVACRVTGETDTTPMGAMGKITQLTFGILAPSNMATNLMTASVTANAASTSADLLTSLKTGYLLGANPRKMFIAQFLGIFAGTLVVVPAFYLLVPNASVLGTDQWPAPSAQVWAAVARLLANGFESLHPTAKMGMLIGGLVGILIPLAEMKFPEYKKYIPSATGIGLAMVIPFYNSLSMFLGALAVMLVEKKKPALSEMWTIPLASGIIAGESILGVAVALLAAAGILH; from the coding sequence ATGAGCCGCACCGTTATGGAAAAATCAGAAACAGCCAGACCCGCGCCCGAAAGCGCGCAGCCCGCAGACGCGATTTACGATATAAGGCCCGAAAAAACCGCCTGTCCCGAAGACGCCGAACTGCACTGGTACCGCAACGTATACCAAGGCGACGTGCCGCAGCTTACACTGCGCGCCGTGGTGATGGGCGCTTTTCTGGGCGGTTTCATGGCGCTGTCCAACCTTTACGTCGGCCTCAAGACCGGCTGGGCGCTGGGCGTGGCGATAACGGCGTGCATACTCTCCTTCTCGCTGCACAAGCTGCTGATGACGCTGTTTCCGCGCCTCTTTGCCACCGAGATGACCATACTTGAAAGCACCTGCATGCAGACCACCGCCTCCTCCGCCGGATATTCCACCGGCGGGACCATGGTGTCGGCTATTTCGGCTTTCCTTATAGTTACGGGCCATCATGTCCCCTGGCTGACGCTGACGCTGTGGACCGTTTTCCTTGCCCTGCTGGGCATATCCATGGCCATACCGATGAAGCGGCAGATGATAAACATAGAGCAGTTGAAATTCCCCTCCGGCATAGCCGCGGCGGAAACACTGAAAAGTCTGCACTCCAAAGGCGGAGAGGCGGTCAAAAAGGCGCGCATACTGGCGGGGGGCGGGATTTTCGGCGGGCTTGTGGCCTGCCTGCGCGACGCGGCGCATATAGTGCCGGATAAAATAGCCCTGGGCTCCTGGGCCATAATGGGCAAGCCGCTTGCGGGCTGGACCATAAGCCTTGACGGCAGCGCGATAATGATAGCCGCGGGCGCGATTATCGGCTGGCGCACCTGCTGGTCGCTGCTGCTGGGCGGCATAATAAACTACGGCATTCTTGCCCCGAAAATGGCCGCGCTGGGCGTGATAGACATTTCCCAGATCGGCTACCGCGAGATAGTGCGCTGGAGCACCTGGGCCGGCGCGTCCATGATGGTAACCTCCGGCCTGCTGATGTTTGCGATGCAGTGGAAAACCAGCCTGCGCGCCTTCAGCGGGCTGGCCGCCATATTCAGCCGCAAAAAAGAATGCGAAAGCACGGACCCGCTGGCGAACGTGGAGCCGCCGGTAACATGGTTCGCCTTCGGCACGTTGTTTGCGGGGCTGTGCTGCATGCTGCTGCTGCACTACGCTTTCCAAACCACATTCCTGATGGGCGCGGTGGCGGTGGCGGTAACTTTCCTGCTGGCGATAGTCGCCTGCCGCGTTACCGGCGAGACCGACACCACCCCCATGGGCGCGATGGGCAAGATAACCCAGCTCACCTTCGGCATACTGGCCCCCAGCAACATGGCCACCAACCTGATGACGGCCAGCGTTACCGCCAACGCCGCCAGCACCTCGGCGGATTTGCTGACCAGCCTCAAAACCGGCTATCTGCTGGGCGCCAACCCGCGCAAGATGTTTATTGCCCAGTTCCTGGGGATTTTCGCGGGGACGCTGGTGGTGGTGCCGGCTTTTTATCTGCTGGTGCCCAACGCCTCGGTTCTGGGAACAGACCAGTGGCCCGCCCCCTCCGCGCAGGTGTGGGCCGCCGTGGCGCGGCTGCTGGCCAACGGTTTTGAATCGCTTCATCCCACGGCCAAAATGGGAATGCTCATAGGCGGGTTGGTTGGCATACTCATCCCGCTGGCGGAGATGAAATTCCCGGAATACAAAAAATACATCCCCTCCGCCACCGGCATCGGGCTGGCGATGGTGATACCGTTTTACAACTCGCTGTCCATGTTCCTGGGCGCGCTGGCGGTGATGCTGGTTGAAAAGAAAAAACCCGCCCTGTCCGAGATGTGGACCATTCCGCTGGCCTCCGGCATAATAGCGGGTGAATCCATACTGGGCGTCGCGGTGGCGCTGCTGGCCGCCGCCGGGATACTGCATTGA
- a CDS encoding class I SAM-dependent rRNA methyltransferase, translating into MLTGEAVRLQLNPGQERRLEAGHQWVFSNELKTVDTSVPPGSPCEIISSRGKRVAVGFFNPRSLIAARVLSRGELEPDFISARIRAALEYRKSLGLERYGRIVFSEADFLPGLVIDAYGPLVVAEILCAGMERQKPKIIAAINEVLSPKSILFKNSSPFRALEGLSSENTSEGHVPEEAEVHENGLKYSFSATACQKTGFYYDQRDNRAFLAQHCSGRKVLDLYCYTGGFALAAAAAGAAEVWGVDSSQPAVDAAIKNAELNKLRASFRREDAERVLAALKDGSLPVKPDVIVLDPPNLVKSRKNLGAALRLYGKLNESALRGLPSGGLLATASCSHHVSREEFVHMLRGAAVRSGRRVSLVELRGQAKDHPVLLAMPETEYLHFALLRAV; encoded by the coding sequence ATGCTGACAGGGGAAGCAGTCCGTCTTCAACTGAACCCGGGGCAGGAGCGCAGGCTGGAAGCCGGCCACCAGTGGGTTTTTTCCAACGAACTTAAAACGGTGGACACCTCGGTCCCCCCCGGCTCGCCCTGCGAGATAATATCCTCGCGCGGGAAGCGGGTGGCCGTCGGTTTTTTCAATCCGCGCAGCCTGATAGCGGCGCGGGTGCTCTCCCGCGGGGAGCTGGAGCCGGATTTCATCTCCGCCCGCATCAGGGCCGCGCTGGAATACCGCAAAAGCCTGGGGCTGGAGCGTTACGGGCGCATTGTATTTTCCGAGGCGGATTTCCTGCCCGGCCTTGTCATTGACGCCTACGGCCCGCTTGTGGTGGCGGAAATACTCTGCGCCGGGATGGAGCGGCAGAAACCCAAAATCATCGCGGCGATAAACGAAGTGCTGTCCCCCAAAAGCATATTGTTCAAAAACAGCAGCCCTTTCCGCGCGCTGGAGGGCCTGTCGTCTGAAAACACCTCCGAAGGCCATGTGCCGGAGGAGGCCGAGGTCCACGAAAACGGGCTTAAATACTCCTTTTCCGCCACTGCCTGCCAGAAAACCGGCTTTTACTACGACCAGCGCGACAACAGGGCTTTCCTGGCGCAGCATTGTTCCGGGCGGAAGGTGCTGGACCTTTACTGCTACACCGGCGGCTTCGCGCTGGCCGCCGCGGCGGCGGGCGCAGCCGAGGTCTGGGGCGTGGATTCGTCCCAGCCGGCCGTGGACGCCGCCATCAAAAACGCGGAGCTTAACAAACTGCGCGCCTCCTTCCGCCGCGAGGATGCGGAGCGCGTGCTGGCCGCGTTAAAGGACGGTTCGCTGCCCGTCAAGCCGGATGTGATAGTGCTGGACCCGCCCAATCTGGTCAAAAGCCGCAAGAATCTGGGCGCGGCGCTGCGGCTTTACGGCAAGCTCAACGAGTCCGCGCTGCGCGGCCTTCCCTCCGGGGGATTGCTGGCCACGGCCTCCTGCTCGCATCATGTGAGCAGGGAGGAGTTTGTCCATATGCTGCGCGGCGCCGCCGTGCGCAGCGGGCGCAGGGTGTCTCTCGTCGAGCTGCGCGGCCAGGCGAAAGACCATCCCGTGCTGCTGGCCATGCCGGAAACCGAGTACCTGCATTTCGCGCTTTTGCGGGCGGTTTAG
- a CDS encoding phosphoribosyltransferase family protein has translation MSEDPNNLDMVGILQEHGAILNGHFVLPSGFHSQSYVQTSLAMQYPHIAHKIAKAMSGKFPQEIDVVLAPTAQTHVIAQEVARVRKVRAIYAEGSGGAMILKRNFRLKEHDRVLVVDDVITTGNLSGAAVALAQRYGARVMGVAAIVDRSLGGLPLRVPVRSLISYPLQVYPPDQCPLCAQKVPLVAPGGTPKPPEDDQC, from the coding sequence ATGTCGGAAGATCCCAACAACCTTGATATGGTGGGTATATTGCAGGAGCACGGAGCGATTCTGAACGGGCATTTCGTGCTGCCGTCCGGTTTCCACAGCCAGAGTTATGTGCAAACCTCCCTCGCCATGCAGTACCCGCATATCGCCCACAAGATAGCAAAGGCGATGTCAGGCAAATTCCCGCAGGAGATAGACGTGGTGCTTGCGCCCACCGCGCAGACCCATGTGATAGCGCAGGAAGTGGCGCGGGTGCGCAAGGTGCGCGCCATCTACGCGGAAGGCTCCGGCGGGGCGATGATACTAAAGCGCAATTTCCGGCTTAAAGAGCATGACCGGGTGCTGGTGGTGGACGATGTCATCACCACGGGCAACCTCTCCGGCGCGGCGGTGGCGCTGGCGCAGCGCTACGGCGCGCGGGTCATGGGCGTGGCCGCAATAGTGGACCGCTCGCTGGGCGGGCTTCCGCTGCGGGTGCCGGTGCGCTCGCTGATTTCCTATCCGCTTCAGGTGTATCCTCCGGACCAGTGCCCGCTCTGCGCGCAGAAGGTGCCGCTTGTCGCGCCGGGCGGCACGCCCAAGCCGCCGGAGGATGACCAATGCTGA
- the pepF gene encoding oligoendopeptidase F: MRKETVLLIALSAGLCAGGARASERADVPEKYKWNTADLYPSEDAWSAAAKDLAARIPKMADFQGKLGVSADGFYAALSAMMDLDRDLSRLYTYASMRSDEDTRVSKTLEMKETAKSLSVQYSAAVSYLRPEILALGTDKIWGFAAADARLAPFKPWLDDILRYAPHTLSPQEEKIAAQAGMMASAPYDTYGIFTNADLPYPEVKLSNGEKVRLDAQAYTKYRAAQDRKDREKVFKTFWGEYKKFERTLGTTLNALVKTHQFNKETHKFGSCLEAALFDSNVSSAVYKQLIADVHANLPTLHRYLKLRKRMLGLKTLGYEDLYASVVKEVDLKYDAEQAKQMVLEAVAPLGPQYVADLKAGFENRWVDFVPTTGKRSGAYSTGVYGVHPYQLQNFTGTYEEVSTLAHESGHSMHTFLSDKNQPYPTHDYKIFVAEVASTLNENLLLRYMLGRTKDRDTRLFLLGSHLDSLRTTLFRQTLFADFELRIHELADKNEPLSGEKLSALYLSLLREYYGDAQDVCKIDDLYGMEWAYIPHFYYNFYVYQYATSIMASAEIAARMRAEAPATAARDAFMKMLSSGSSKYPVELLKDAGVDMTTSEPFAAAMKEMNATMDEMEKILDGKN; encoded by the coding sequence ATGAGAAAAGAAACCGTTCTGCTGATTGCGTTGTCCGCGGGGTTGTGCGCCGGTGGCGCGCGCGCTTCCGAGCGCGCCGACGTGCCAGAAAAATACAAATGGAACACCGCCGACCTCTATCCCAGCGAGGATGCCTGGTCCGCCGCGGCAAAAGACCTGGCCGCCCGCATCCCGAAAATGGCGGATTTCCAGGGGAAGCTGGGCGTCTCGGCGGACGGGTTTTACGCCGCGCTTTCCGCGATGATGGATTTGGACAGGGACCTCTCCCGCCTCTATACCTACGCCAGCATGCGCAGCGACGAGGATACCCGCGTCTCCAAAACGCTGGAGATGAAAGAGACCGCCAAGTCGCTGTCGGTGCAGTATTCCGCCGCCGTCTCTTACCTGCGCCCCGAAATACTGGCGCTGGGAACGGACAAAATATGGGGTTTCGCGGCGGCGGACGCGCGGCTTGCGCCGTTCAAACCCTGGCTGGACGATATACTGCGCTATGCGCCGCACACCCTTTCCCCGCAGGAGGAAAAGATAGCGGCGCAGGCCGGGATGATGGCCTCCGCCCCGTATGACACCTACGGGATATTCACAAACGCGGACCTGCCTTACCCGGAAGTAAAGCTCTCCAACGGCGAGAAAGTCCGGCTGGACGCGCAGGCATACACCAAATACCGCGCCGCCCAGGACCGCAAGGACCGCGAGAAGGTGTTCAAGACCTTCTGGGGCGAGTACAAAAAGTTTGAGCGCACCCTGGGCACAACGTTGAACGCGCTTGTCAAAACCCATCAGTTTAACAAGGAAACGCACAAGTTCGGCAGCTGCCTGGAAGCGGCGCTGTTTGATTCAAATGTTTCGTCCGCAGTCTACAAGCAGCTTATAGCCGATGTCCATGCCAACCTGCCGACGCTGCACCGCTATCTGAAGCTGCGCAAGCGGATGCTGGGGCTTAAAACGCTGGGATACGAGGACCTCTACGCCTCCGTCGTCAAGGAGGTTGACCTCAAATACGACGCCGAGCAGGCCAAACAGATGGTGCTGGAGGCCGTAGCGCCGCTGGGGCCGCAGTATGTTGCGGACCTAAAGGCGGGTTTTGAAAACCGCTGGGTGGATTTTGTCCCCACAACCGGCAAAAGGTCCGGCGCCTACAGCACCGGCGTTTACGGCGTGCATCCGTACCAGTTGCAGAATTTCACCGGCACTTATGAGGAGGTGTCAACGCTGGCACATGAATCCGGCCACTCCATGCACACCTTCCTGTCCGACAAAAACCAGCCGTACCCGACGCACGATTACAAGATTTTTGTGGCGGAGGTGGCCTCCACCCTCAACGAGAATCTGCTGCTGCGTTACATGCTGGGCCGCACAAAGGACCGCGATACCCGGCTGTTTTTGCTGGGCAGCCATCTGGACTCGCTGCGCACGACGCTGTTCCGCCAGACGCTGTTCGCGGATTTCGAGCTGCGCATCCACGAACTGGCGGATAAAAACGAGCCGCTTTCCGGCGAGAAGCTCAGCGCGCTCTACCTGAGCCTGCTCAGGGAATACTACGGCGACGCGCAGGACGTCTGCAAGATAGACGACCTCTACGGCATGGAATGGGCGTATATCCCGCATTTCTACTACAACTTCTATGTCTACCAGTACGCGACCAGCATAATGGCCTCCGCCGAAATAGCCGCCAGAATGCGGGCGGAGGCCCCGGCTACGGCGGCGCGGGACGCTTTCATGAAAATGCTGTCCTCCGGCTCGTCCAAATATCCGGTGGAGCTGCTTAAAGACGCCGGGGTGGATATGACCACCTCGGAGCCGTTTGCCGCCGCCATGAAGGAAATGAACGCGACGATGGATGAGATGGAGAAAATACTGGACGGGAAAAACTGA